One window from the genome of Hippoglossus hippoglossus isolate fHipHip1 chromosome 6, fHipHip1.pri, whole genome shotgun sequence encodes:
- the ciao2a gene encoding cytosolic iron-sulfur assembly component 2A → MEEKALEVYDVIRSIRDPEKPNTLEELDVVTEKCVEVRELGEDEYLIIIKFSPTVPHCSLATLIGLCLQVKLQRCLPFKHKLEIYISEGTHSTEEDINKQINDKERVAAAMENPNLREIVEQCVIEPDD, encoded by the exons atggaggagaaagcGTTAGAGGTTTATG atgTGATCCGGTCGATCCGGGATCCGGAGAAGCCGAACaccctggaggagctggatgtGGTGACGGAGAAATGCGTGGAGGTCCGGGAGCTCGGAGAGGACGAGTACCTGATCATCATCAAGTTTTCCCCGACCGTCCCTCACTGCTCCCTGGCCACTCTGATCG gtttgtGCTTAcaagtgaagctgcagagatGTTTGCCTTTTAAACACAAG CTGGAAATTTACATTTCAGAAGGAACTCATTCTACCGAGGAAGATa ttaACAAACAGATCAACGATAAGGAGCGAGTGGCGGCCGCCATGGAAAACCCCAACCTGAGAGAGATTGTGGAGCAGTGTGTCATCGAACCAGACGACTGA